In the Engystomops pustulosus chromosome 2, aEngPut4.maternal, whole genome shotgun sequence genome, one interval contains:
- the LOC140116452 gene encoding sarcolipin-like, with the protein MERSTQELFLNFMIVLITVLLMWLLVKSYLE; encoded by the coding sequence ATGGAACGATCCACACAAGAGCTATTCCTCAACTTCATGATTGTGCTGATCACCGTGCTGCTGATGTGGCTTCTTGTCAAGTCTTACCTAGAATAA